One Castanea sativa cultivar Marrone di Chiusa Pesio chromosome 4, ASM4071231v1 DNA window includes the following coding sequences:
- the LOC142632451 gene encoding uncharacterized protein LOC142632451: MCMNALPTFVNLRRRGVNLCEICPAYGKEPESILHALFRCEVARGVWRCWVDSPVDLLNVNMDVTNIAMQTYEFACSQHLALTKKKWTVPPLGVFKINVDGATSEYERNSSVGVVIRDATGTVPVACCKYLQGQYLMEEVKELAVECGLILAREQKLSQIILESDALTAVNSVIAADTNGRLGHVYQGILSLLSSFSSWKIKHVKRDYNRATH; this comes from the exons ATGTGTATGAATGCTCTTCCTACCTTTGTGAACTTGCGAAGAAGAGGAGTTAATCTGTGTGAAATCTGTCCGGCTTATGGGAAGGAGCCAGAATCAATTCTCCATGCTCTTTTTAGGTGTGAAGTGGCTAGGGGAGTGTGGAGATGTTGGGTGGATAGTCCTGTTGACTTGCTAAATGTAAACATGGATGTGACAAACATTGCAATGCAAACATATGAGTTTG CTTGCTCTCAACACTTGGCTCTGACAAAAAAGAAGTGGACAGTGCCTCCTCTAGGGGTTTTCAAGATCAATGTTGATGGTGCAACATCTGAATATGAAAGGAACTCAAGTGTGGGAGTTGTTATAAGAGATGCTACTGGTACTGTTCCTGTTGCTTGTTGTAAATATCTTCAGGGGCAATACTTGATGGAGGAAGTTAAAGAGCTGGCTGTGGAGTGCGGTCTAATTCTTGCTAGGGAGCAAAAGCTATCTCAAATTATTTTGGAATCTGATGCCTTAACAGCTGTTAATAGTGTCATAGCAGCTGATACAAATGGCCGTCTTGGTCATGTGTATCAGGGAATTCTTagtttgctttcttcttttagcAGCTGGAAAATCAAACATGTGAAAAGAGATTACAACAGGGCAACTCATTAG